From the genome of Roseofilum capinflatum BLCC-M114, one region includes:
- a CDS encoding HepT-like ribonuclease domain-containing protein yields the protein MNKQKSPLFFLYHIKESIEAIAIHIQHGKESFLTNRTVKMAVLRELEIIGEAANKLPDELKNQYPSVPWRDITDFRNILAHHYWAIDLETVWNIIHNPDKLPDLKTQVETCIHELENRISE from the coding sequence ATGAATAAACAAAAATCTCCTCTATTTTTTCTTTATCACATTAAAGAATCTATTGAAGCGATCGCCATTCATATTCAGCACGGAAAAGAAAGTTTTTTAACCAATCGAACAGTAAAAATGGCTGTACTTCGTGAACTAGAAATTATTGGTGAAGCAGCCAATAAACTCCCTGATGAATTAAAAAATCAGTATCCTTCAGTACCTTGGCGGGATATTACAGACTTTAGAAATATTCTCGCTCATCATTATTGGGCAATTGATTTAGAAACCGTCTGGAATATTATCCATAATCCTGATAAATTACCTGACTTAAAAACTCAAGTAGAAACTTGTATTCACGAGTTAGAAAATCGAATTTCTGAATAG
- a CDS encoding S9 family peptidase produces the protein MTEPQMSPYGSWTSPITSDLIVAGAIALGGPRIDGDTLYWSEGRPSEGGRSVIVQRTSDGQTQDITPASYNVRTRVHEYGGGSYLIDERGVYFVNFSDQRLYRQPVGEDPQPLTGESPHRYADFRLDSRRNCLVSVQEDHSGEGEPVNRIVSIDLETGNPTTLTEGYDFYACPRLSPDGSQLCWICWNHPNMPWDGTELWVAPVNEDGTLGTATLVAGSTTESIFQPQWSPDGVLYFVSDRTNWWNLYRWKGSSIDPLFPKNAEFGLPQWVFGMSTYTFADAETIICIYSEKGNDTLAKLNTQSKTLTVIPTPYTSLSAPQVRGNQIILSAASATQPSALIQLDISGDNLEIIYKSSQLEIDRGYLSVPESISFPTENGLTAYGFYYPPQNKDYQAPEGEKPPLLVKSHGGPTASTSSRFNLKLQYWTSRGFAILDVNYGGSTGYGREYRQRLNDAWGIVDVDDCANGAKYLAEQGKVDENRLAISGGSAGGYTTLCALTFRDTFKAGASYYGVSDLEALATDTHKFESRYLDGLIGPYPERKDIYVERSPIHFTQQLSCPVAFFQGLEDKIVPPNQAEMMVNALKEKGLPVAYVSFEGEQHGFRKAENIKRALDGEFYFYSRVFGYEVADKGGEIEIMN, from the coding sequence ATGACTGAACCTCAAATGAGTCCCTATGGATCTTGGACATCTCCCATTACCTCAGACTTAATTGTGGCAGGTGCGATCGCCCTCGGTGGCCCTAGAATTGATGGAGATACCCTCTACTGGTCAGAAGGTCGTCCGAGTGAAGGGGGACGCAGTGTCATTGTCCAACGCACTTCAGACGGACAAACCCAGGATATTACCCCCGCTTCCTACAATGTGCGGACTAGGGTTCATGAATATGGTGGAGGTTCCTATTTAATAGACGAACGAGGGGTCTATTTTGTGAATTTTTCCGATCAACGGCTCTATCGGCAACCGGTGGGTGAAGACCCCCAACCCTTGACGGGGGAAAGTCCACACCGTTATGCTGATTTCCGTTTAGACTCGCGCCGCAACTGTCTCGTAAGCGTGCAAGAAGACCATAGCGGGGAAGGAGAACCGGTTAACCGCATCGTTAGCATTGACCTAGAAACGGGTAACCCCACTACTCTGACCGAAGGCTATGATTTTTACGCTTGTCCTCGTTTAAGTCCGGATGGTTCCCAACTCTGCTGGATCTGCTGGAATCATCCCAATATGCCTTGGGACGGGACTGAGCTATGGGTTGCGCCGGTGAATGAGGATGGTACATTAGGCACAGCGACTTTAGTGGCGGGAAGTACGACGGAATCGATCTTTCAACCCCAATGGTCACCGGATGGGGTACTGTATTTTGTGAGCGATCGCACGAACTGGTGGAATCTCTATCGCTGGAAAGGTAGCTCTATAGACCCCCTCTTCCCCAAAAACGCTGAATTTGGGCTTCCCCAATGGGTCTTTGGCATGAGTACCTACACCTTTGCGGATGCCGAAACCATCATCTGTATCTATTCGGAAAAGGGCAACGATACCCTCGCCAAACTCAACACCCAAAGCAAAACCCTCACCGTTATTCCCACTCCCTACACGAGTTTATCTGCTCCCCAAGTTCGCGGAAATCAGATTATCCTCTCAGCAGCATCAGCAACCCAACCGAGTGCCTTAATTCAACTGGATATATCGGGCGACAATCTAGAGATTATCTATAAGTCTAGCCAGCTTGAAATCGATCGCGGTTATCTCTCCGTTCCAGAGTCCATTTCCTTCCCCACAGAAAACGGCTTAACCGCTTATGGGTTCTATTATCCACCCCAAAACAAAGACTACCAAGCACCAGAGGGCGAAAAACCCCCCTTATTGGTGAAAAGTCACGGAGGGCCGACGGCTTCCACTTCGAGTAGATTTAATCTTAAGCTGCAATATTGGACAAGTCGCGGGTTTGCTATCCTCGATGTCAACTATGGGGGAAGCACCGGATATGGTCGGGAGTATCGCCAACGGTTAAATGACGCTTGGGGTATTGTGGATGTGGATGATTGCGCCAATGGAGCCAAGTATCTGGCCGAGCAGGGTAAAGTAGATGAAAATCGGTTAGCCATCTCTGGGGGAAGCGCGGGAGGATATACCACCCTGTGCGCTCTGACGTTCCGAGACACCTTTAAGGCGGGCGCGAGTTACTATGGAGTCAGCGATTTAGAAGCTCTAGCCACGGATACCCATAAGTTTGAATCACGCTATTTAGATGGGTTGATTGGGCCGTATCCAGAACGTAAGGATATTTATGTTGAGCGATCGCCCATCCATTTTACCCAACAACTCTCCTGTCCCGTCGCCTTCTTCCAAGGACTCGAAGATAAAATCGTCCCCCCCAATCAAGCAGAAATGATGGTCAACGCCTTAAAAGAAAAGGGTTTACCCGTTGCCTACGTTTCCTTTGAAGGAGAGCAACATGGCTTCCGCAAAGCCGAAAACATTAAACGCGCTCTTGATGGCGAATTTTACTTTTATTCCCGCGTCTTTGGCTATGAGGTGGCTGACAAGGGGGGTGAAATTGAGATTATGAATTGA